The Myxococcota bacterium genomic sequence CAAGCCGGGCAAGCACAAGCGCGTGGACGGGCTGCCGCACCTGGACAAGGTGATCGACGTGAGTCAGGACCCGATCGGGCGCACGTCGCGCTCGAACCCGGCGACTTACACCGGCATCTTCACCGGCATCCGCGAGCTGTTCACGCAGCTGCCCGAGTCACGGCAGCGCGGCTACCAGCCCGGGCGCTTCTCGTTCAACGTGAAGGGCGGCCGCTGCGAGGCCTGCGAGGGCGACGGCATCCTGCGCATCGAGATGCACTTCCTGCCCGACGTGTACGTGACTTGCGAGGAGTGTCAGGGCAAGCGCTACAACCCGCAGACGCTCGAGGTGAAGTACAAGGGCAAGTCGATCGCCGACGTGCTCGAGATGACGGTCGACGAGGCGCTCGAGTTCCTGGAGCACATCCCGTCGATCCGGCCGGGCCTGCAGACGCTGGCCGAGGTGGGGCTGGGCTACGTGCACCTGGGCCAGCAGGCCACCACGCTCTCGGGCGGCGAGGCGCAGCGCATCAAGCTGGCGAAGGAGCTCTCGAAGCGCGCCACCGGCCGCACCATGTACATCCTCGACGAGCCGACCACCGGCCTGCACTTCGCCGACGTGGAGAAGCTGCTCGACGTGCTGACCAAGCTTGTGGAGCGCGGGAACACGGTGGTCGTGATCGAGCACAATCTCGACGTGATCAAGACCGCCGACTACCTGATCGACCTCGGCCCCGAGGGCGGGGACAAGGGCGGCGAGATCGTCGCGACCGGCACGCCCGAAGAGGTCGCGAACAACCCCCTCTCGTACACCGGCCAGGCGCTGCGGCCGATCCTGTTCGGCCGATGATCCCCGACTCGGATTCGGAGCCCCGGCCGCCGCTCACGCTCGCGTTCGTGTTCGTGCTCGCGCTGCTCGCGCCGCTGTCTCACCTGTTGTGGCTGATCCTGTTCGAGAAGATCGGCGTCCAGCTCGCAGCCTCGCAGCTCGGCATGAGCGCGCTCGTGACCTACGGGCTGATGTTCGCCCTGTGCGCGCAGCGCTTCCGCCAGCCGCCGGCGCGTCAGATCGGCCTCGTGTCGGCGCCTGCCAGCGCGTGGATCGCGGTCGTGTTTCTCGTGGCTGCGATCATCGTGTCGAGTGAGATCGACAACG encodes the following:
- a CDS encoding excinuclease ABC subunit UvrA, whose protein sequence is ASANNLRDVTVRFPLGVLTVVTGVSGSGKSTLVNDTLYRALAHKLFDAKDKPGKHKRVDGLPHLDKVIDVSQDPIGRTSRSNPATYTGIFTGIRELFTQLPESRQRGYQPGRFSFNVKGGRCEACEGDGILRIEMHFLPDVYVTCEECQGKRYNPQTLEVKYKGKSIADVLEMTVDEALEFLEHIPSIRPGLQTLAEVGLGYVHLGQQATTLSGGEAQRIKLAKELSKRATGRTMYILDEPTTGLHFADVEKLLDVLTKLVERGNTVVVIEHNLDVIKTADYLIDLGPEGGDKGGEIVATGTPEEVANNPLSYTGQALRPILFGR